In Stigmatopora nigra isolate UIUO_SnigA chromosome 2, RoL_Snig_1.1, whole genome shotgun sequence, a single window of DNA contains:
- the unc93a gene encoding protein unc-93 homolog A: MISRNFKNVLVVSLGFLSLFTAYGGLQSLQSSLNAEEGMGVASLSVIYASIIVSSMFLPPLLIKNLGCKWTIVAGMACYVSYSFGNLYPGWYTLMPTSVILGLGGSPLWSAKCTYLTISGNEQASKEGKKAPDMINHYFGIFFFIFQSSAVWGNLMSSLIFGQDTNITIISDEQLQTCGAYDCGLASTSNSTTRRPSQELVWTLVGCYIGVGVLAMLIVAIFLDNIDQEQASRFRGNREPFCHTFLATFRLLKDWRLLTLIPLTMYSGFEQSFLSGEYTKNYVTCALGIHYVGFVMMCFGASNSLCSFLFGRLARYTGRALLFLLAAVANFSCIIALLYWRPHPDELGVFFVFPALWGMADAIWQTQTNALYGILFPGDKEAAFANYRMWESLGFVIAFAYSTFLCLEYKLYILMAVLLLTAITYPVVEYYEYKNPTNAVEDGYYKEGITIDDKKIFSQTKL, translated from the exons ATGATCAGCCGcaacttcaaaaatgttttggtggTGTCACTTGGCTTTCTTTCGCTTTTTACGGCGTATGGCGGACTGCAGAGTCTTCAA AGCAGCCTAAATGCGGAGGAGGGAATGGGCGTGGCCTCCCTGAGCGTCATCTACGCCTCCATCATCGTCTCCTCCATGTTCCTCCCTCCCCTCCTGATCAAGAACTTGGGCTGCAAGTGGACCATCGTGGCCGGCATGGCTTGCTACGTCTCCTACTCTTTCGGGAACCTCTACCCGGGATG GTACACTCTGATGCCCACTTCTGTCATCCTGGGCTTGGGTGGATCTCCTCTATGGTCGGCCAAGTGCACCTACCTGACCATATCCGGCAACGAGCAGGCGTCCAAAGAAGGCAAAAAGGCGCCGGATATGATCAACCACTACTTTGGcatcttcttcttcatctttcaATCGTCGGCCGTTTGGGGGAACCTCATGTCCTCGCTCATTTTTGGACAAGATACCAACATAA CAATTATTTCAGATGAGCAGCTCCAGACTTGTGGTGCGTACGACTGTGGGCTGGCAAGCACGTCCAACAGCACCACCCGCAGGCCATCGCAGGAATTGGTGTGGACCTTGGTGGGATGCTACATCG GTGTGGGGGTGCTGGCCATGTTGATCGtggccatttttttggacaatatcGACCAGGAGCAAGCTAGTCGTTTCCGTGGCAACCGGGAGCCATTTTGCCACACTTTCCTGGCCACTTTTCGTCTACTGAAGGATTGGCGTTTGCTCACCCTCATCCCGCTCACCATGTACAGCGGCTTCGAACAAAGCTTCCTGTCTGGGGAGTACACCAAG aattacGTGACATGCGCCCTGGGAATTCACTACGTGGGCTTTGTCATGATGTGTTTCGGGGCGTCCAATTCGCTTTGTTCTTTCCTCTTTGGGCGACTGGCTCGCTATACTGGGAGGGCCTTGCTCTTccttttgg CGGCGGTGGCTAACTTCTCCTGCATTATCGCCCTGTTGTACTGGAGACCTCACCCTGACGAGTTGGGCGTCTTCTTCGTCTTCCCCGCCTTGTGGGGAATGGCCGACGCCATCTGGCAAACGCAGACCAACG CCCTGTACGGTATCCTCTTCCCGGGCGATAAGGAGGCGGCCTTCGCCAACTACCGCATGTGGGAATCTTTAGGTTTCGTCATCGCCTTTGCCTACAGCACCTTCTTGTGTCTGGAGTACAAATTGTACATTCTAATGGCAGTTCTCTTGTTGACTGCCATTACTTATCCAGTAGTGGAGTACTATGAGTATAAGAATCCTACAAATGCCGTAGAGGATGGATACTACAAGGAAGGTATTACCATAGACGATAAAAAGATTTTTAGTCAGACCAAACTCTGA
- the ccn2a gene encoding CCN family member 2a, with translation MSAAMNMLFFACALLWSMGQAQECDGRCSCAPTPPRCAPGVSLVMDGCGCCRVCAKQMGELCTERDSCDTHKGLYCDFGSPVNRRIGVCTAREGATCVFGGTVYKSGESFQSSCKYQCTCLDGAVGCVPLCSIDVRLPSPDCPAPRRVKIPGKCCEEWVCDAPRHTNGFMGSVLPAYREEETYGPDPSLMRENCLVQTTEWSACSKTCGLGISTRVTNDNRECRLEKQTRLCMVRPCESHLEQSIRKGKKCIRTPRLSKAMKFEISGCTTTQSYRPKFCGVCLDGRCCTPHRTTTLPMEFKCPDGQVMKKHMMFIKSCACHHNCPGENDIFESMYYKKMMGDMA, from the exons ATGTCCGCCGCTATGAACATGCTTTTCTTTGCCTGCGCACTACTCTGGAGCATG GGTCAAGCTCAGGAGTGCGATGGACGCTGCTCATGCGCCCCCACGCCGCCCAGGTGCGCCCCCGGCGTTAGCCTGGTGATGGACGGCTGCGGGTGCTGCCGGGTTTGCGCCAAGCAGATGGGAGAGCTGTGTACCGAGAGGGACTCTTGCGATACGCACAAGGGACTCTACTGCGACTTTGGATCGCCCGTTAACAGACGCATCGGAGTGTGCACGG CACGAGAGGGCGCCACCTGTGTATTCGGCGGCACTGTATACAAGAGCGGCGAAAGCTTCCAGAGCAGCTGCAAATACCAGTGCACTTGCCTGGATGGCGCGGTGGGCTGCGTGCCCCTCTGCTCCATAGACGTGCGCCTGCCCAGCCCCGACTGCCCGGCCCCCCGCCGGGTCAAAATCCCCGGCAAGTGTTGCGAGGAGTGGGTTTGCGACGCCCCGCGACACACCAACGGCTTCATGGGCTCCGTCCTACCCG CATACCGCGAGGAGGAGACGTACGGGCCCGACCCCTCGCTGATGAGGGAGAACTGTTTGGTTCAGACTACCGAATGGAGCGCTTGCTCTAAGACTTGTGGCTTGGGAATCTCCACCCGGGTCACCAACGATAACCGCGAATGCCGTCTGGAGAAGCAGACTCGGTTGTGCATGGTTCGACCTTGCGAGTCCCACCTGGAGCAAAGTATCCGA AAAGGCAAAAAGTGCATCCGCACCCCCCGCCTCTCCAAAGCCATGAAATTTGAAATCTCGGGCTGCACCACCACCCAATCCTACCGGCCCAAATTCTGCGGCGTGTGCCTGGACGGCCGCTGTTGCACCCCCCACAGGACCACCACCCTGCCCATGGAATTCAAGTGCCCCGACGGGCAAGTCATGAAGAAGCACATGATGTTCATCAAATCATGCGCCTGCCACCACAACTGTCCCGGCGAAAACGACATCTTTGAGTCCatgtactacaaaaaaatgatgggaGACATGGCATGA